Below is a genomic region from Armatimonadota bacterium.
ATCATGGCGTCCATGTCTGCGCGCCACCAGTCGTCGTAGAAACGGTGGTAATCCTCGGGGTTTTTCTCTATCTGCCAGCAGTCGAAGGCCTCGTCTATCACCAGCATCCCAATTCTGTCGCAGGCGTCCAGGAACCGGGGCGACGGAGGATTGTGGGCGGTGCGGATGGCATTGAAGCCGGCGGCCTTGAGGAGTTCCACGCGGCGCTCTTCGGCGCGGTCATAAGCGCATGCGCCCAGCGGGCCATTGTCGTGATGCACGCAGCCGCCCCGGAGCTTCATGGGCTGCCCGTTGAGGACGAACCCGTTCTCGGCATCGAGAGTGAAGGTGCGGATTCCGAAAGGCGTCTCCACGCGGTCGATGACTTCGCCGCCCACGCTCAGAGTCGTGATCAACTTGTACAGGGCAGGCGAGTCCGGGGACCAGAGCTGAGGCCGGGCGACCTTGAGGTCCTGGCTGAGATCGCGCCGCTCCCCGGCCATGAGACCGGCCTGGGATGTGGATTCGGCGACGAGGCTCCCACTCGGATCGAGCACCTGCAGGTTCACCGCAACCGCGGCTTCGGCGTCGGTCTCATTGCAGACGGTGATGGTCGCGTTTACATCGGCGCTGTTGGCGTCGGCCTGCGGCGTGGCCACCGCGATGCCCCACTGGGCAACGTGGATCGGTGCGGTGGAAATGAGCCAGACGTGGCGGTAGATGCCTGAGCCGGCATACCAGCGACTGGTCTTGCCTGACGAGTCCATTCGCAAGGCAAGGACGTTCGGACCGTCCCAGTTCAGGTGCGGGGTGAGGTCGAAGTGAAAGGACGTATACCCGTAGGGGTGCTTGCCAAGGCTCACTCCGTTGAGCCAGACCTCGGAGTCCATGTACACGCCGTCGAAAAGGATGCTGACCTGCTTCCCGTGCCACTGCTGTGGGATGTCCAGATCCAGCCGATACCAGCCCACCCCGCCCACGGTGTACCCGACAGCCCCTCCGCCCACGCTGCTGGAGACGAAGGGACCGCTGCGCTCGGCATCTCCGGTGTCTTCGGTCTCGGGAAGGTCCTCGATGCTCCAGTCATGGGGTACGCTCACCTCGCGCCACGAGGCGTCATTGAAGGCCGGTTCCTGCGCTCCGGGAACGTCGCCGCGGTGGAATCGCCAGCGGCTTCCCAGGCGCGTGCAAGTGCGAGGTGAACCTTCGCCTGCGGCAATCGCGAACAGTGTGATAGCGGCCAAAGCAGCGAGGCTGATCCATGCAAGCATTGAAGACCCTCCCGGGTGTGGTCAATATTGCGCAAGTTCGGCGGGCACTACTCCACTGCCTTGAGCACGAGGCCGCGCAGGTTCATGGCCCGTTCTTTCTTGATCTTCGGGACCATGACTTTCAGCGTGTTGTCACCGCGCTTCAGGCGCACCAGAACCGCTTTCTTGCGCTTGAACTCGCCGCCAGTTGCGCTGGTCTTGCATACCTGACGCCTGGATTCGTCGCCCACCTGCATGTTGCCGGCCCCGAAAACCAGACCGTTGGGAGCGATTAGCGGCACTTCCTTGCCGTTCACGATGAACTCCACTTCGCTGCCGCCCTGGCCCTCATCGACCGCGTACTCCAGCCAGACCTGGTAGTTGCCCGGCTTGGGGACCTTGAAGCTCCACTCCACGCTGTCGCGGGGGTTGATCCAATTGCCGGCGTGGATGATGCCGTCCTGGGCCTCGTACCGGATGCGCATACCGTGTGGGCCGTCCAGCAGACCGTACAGGACCGGCAGTTCGAGAGTGCCCTTCGCGTCCGGCTTCAGGACAACCGGCGTCACCTGCGGCGGGCCATCGAGTTCCACCACGAACACACTTGCCGCCTTGTCCGGGGCTTTCTTGGGCAGGTCAAAGACCCAGTCCTTGCCGTCGCGGGTGAAGGGGATCGCGGGCTTGTCATCCTGCAGCAGGTATGCAGCCTTCACCTCGTTGGCCAGTCCGGGCAGGCGCGCCTGGAGATCGCCTGGCCATTCGAAGACATGGACGTAAAGCCTGTCGCCCTTGGTGGTCACGCGGCCGTAGAAGGGCAGGAGATTGAAGGGGCTGGCGGTGGTGTCGTAGATGGCCTCGGAATACTTGTCCATCCACTTGCCGATGGCCTCGAGTCGGGTTACGAACTCCTTCTGGATGGTCCCGTCGGGCTTCGGGCCGATGTTCAGCAGCAGGTTTCCGCCCTTGGAAACGATATCCACCAGCATCCGGATCAGGAACTCGTTGGTCTTGAAGACCTTCTCGTGCTTGTCGTAGCCCCACCAGTGGGAGGTCATGGTGATGCAGGCTTCCCACAGGGCCGGGTTGCCGTCTTCGTCGAAGATACCGGTGGGAGGAATGCGTTGCTCGGGGGTTATCAGGTCTTCCTTTGTGAAGTGCCGGTCGTTGATGAGGATGTCCGGCTTGAGCTTCCGGGCCATGGCGTTGGTCTCGACGCCCCCGAGTTCCTCGGGCTTGTTCATCCAGCCGCCGTCGTACCAGAGCACGAAGGGCGCGGGGCGGTACTCGGTCAAGAGCTGCTCGATGTGCTCGCGCATGTATTTGATGTAATTCATGACGTCGTGGCCTTCGGCCGGGCGCGCTTCGACCTCCCAATCGAGGCGCGGCAGATAGTCGTCATGGTGCCAGTCCATGATGGAGTAGTAGAAGCCCACCCGGACGTCCCGGGCTTCGAAGGCCTCGGTCAGTTCGGCGATGACGTCCTTGCCGTATGGGGTGTTGGTGACCTTCCAGTCGGTGTTGTGGGCGTCAAACATGCAGAAGCCGTCGTGATGCTTTGTGGTCACCACCATATACTTCATCCCCGCGCGCTTCGCCAGATCCGCCCACTCGCCCGGGTCGAACTTGGTGGGGTTGAACTTCGGCGGCAGCTTGGCGTATTCGTCCTGCGGGATCTTGTCAACGGTTCGGATCCATTCGCCCTTGCCGAGGACGGCATAGACGCCCCAGTGGATGAACATGCCGAACTTGGCCTTGCTGAACCATTCGCGCGTCTTCTCACGCGGCGTCTTCTTCGGTGCACGAGGGGCGCTTGCCTTTGCCATGGCTGGTCTTTCCTCCCAGTGTGTTCGGAAAACGTGGCGGGTTGTCCCGCAGGGCGAGAGTTTTCCCCTGCCGGACGCAAACACCTCCACCGGCTGTGGGAGGTATGGCCTGATTGGCCGCGAAAACTGCGCCGAACACCAAGAGCAACGCACTGCACATCAATCCCGCTTCATCAAGGAGACCCGACCGATGGACGTGTCCGCGATGCTCGCAGCCGCTCTGCTGATCCTCATCATCGCCAATCTCACCGAGTCCAGCGAAGCCGCCGAGGAGATCAGGTGGTACGACCTCACTGAACTCGGCGTGGAGGGCAAAGGCTGGACCGATACTGAAGCTTACTATGACCGCCTTCCCGCGAAAGCAAAGGGCGTTGTGCGCGATCCGGTCTGGAGCCTGAGCAAGAACTCGGCGGGTCTGTGCGCCCGGTTCAGGACCAACGCCCGGGTGATATACGTGCGTTGGTCCGTAGCTTCGCCGAACCTCGGGATGAACCACATGCCGCCCACTGGGATGAGCGGTGTGGACCTCTATGCCAATGACCCGACTGCCACCGACCCGCGCCTGCGCTGGCGCTGGATCGGCACCGGCAGGCCTGAGAAACAGAACGATAACGAGCAGGCGCTGGCGACGGGGATCCCGGAAGGCACCCGCGAATACATCCTGAATCTGCCCCTGTACAATGGCACGGTGAAGGCCGAGATCGGCGTCCCGGTGTCGGCGATGCTGGAGACGGCCGTACGAACAGGCGACGCGAACAAGCCGATTGTCTTCTACGGGACATCCATCACTCAGGGCGGGTGCGCGTCGCGGCCGGGAATGGCGTACCCGGCGATCATCGGGCGCTGGCTGGACCGACCCACCATCAACCTGGGGTTCTCGGGCAACGGACAGATGGAGCCGGAAGTCGCGGCGCTTCTTGCGGAACTCGATCCGGCGGCATTCGTCCTGGACGCGCTCCCGAACAATGATGCGGCAGGCGTCACCCAGCGCCTCGAGCCGCTGGTGATGAAGCTTCGCGAGGCCCATCCGGCCACGCCGATCCTGCTGGTGGAAAACATCAGCTACCAGGCGGGCTGGCTGCTTCCCGCGCCGCGTAACTCGTACATGTCCAAGAACAAGGCCCTGCAGGAGGCTTACGCGCGACTGATTGCAGCGGGTGTGTCGGGCCTGCATTATGTGCCCGGGGGGGACCTGCTGGGCGGCGATGCCGAGGCCACCGTTGATGGCACGCACCCCACCGACCTGGGATTCTGGCGGCAAGCGCTGGTACTGGAGCCGGTCCTGCGCGAAGTGCTTCAGGCGCGGTGAACTGGCGGATTTCAGGGGTGCCCATGTATACGCGAGCATTCATGCAGTGCTGGGTCATGGCTACGCTTGCGCTGGCCTCTGCGTTGGCTGACCTGGGCGGGGATGCGCCAATGGTAGACGCCAATTCACCCGTACCGTCGCGGGTCACCCTCTACCCCGCGCCAGCGGGCGAGCCTGCATCCGGGGACTACGCGGTCACGGTGGACGGTCGACCGGTCTTCTGCTACACGTCGTACCGGTTCGACGGGGATTCCGCCGCAACCATCGCCGGGCGTCCGGTTTCGCCGGTGAGCTTCTGCAGCTTCGATCTGTCCGGCGAGGCCGAAGTCACGGTGCGCCTGCTGGCTGGCCTCGAAAGGGCGGGCATCGACACCTCGCGGGTCACCGTGCGGCCACTGGCTCACGGCATCCGGCCCGAAGTGGTTGACGGTGCGTTCTCCTTCCGCGTGTCGAAGCCGTGCCAGTTGACCGTCGAAGCGGGCGATGGGCTGGACCATCCCCTTCATATCTTCGTGAACCCTCCTGAGACTGACGCGCCGGACCCCGACGACCCGAAGGTTCGGTATTTCGGCCCGGGCGTGCATGACGTGGGCGAGACGGATATCGGCGACGCCGAGACGGTGTATGTCGCCGGCGGGGCCATCGTGAACCTGCGGCCTGTGGACCCGAGCACGCTGGGTGAACCACACCGCGTCTACGGTGTCGAGGTCTGGTGGGCGCCGGGCATGTTCAGCAGCAAATGGCGCAAGCAGGTGACCATACGCGGCCGGGGCATTCTCTGCGGGCGCAAGGCTCTGGAGTGCGGCCAGCGGGGACATCTCATCCGCGTACAGGGGATCGACGGACTGGAAATCGAGGGCATCATTATCCGGGAGTCCTCGGTGTGGTCGCTAAACGTCGTGAACTCCAACCGGGTCCACATCGACAACGTGAAAGTCATCGGGCACTACGTGAACAACGATGGCATCGTGATCGGCGGCACCTCTGACGCGCTGGTGGAAAACTGTTTCAGCCACAATGCCGACGACTCGCTGGAAGTCAAGGTCTGGCTCCCGCAGCGCAATGTGGTCTTTCGCAACTGCGTGGTCTGGACCGACGTGGGCGGCTCACTGGGCCTGTGTTGCGAGTGCGGTGCGGACCTGACCAATGTGCTGTACCAGGACTGCACCGTGCTCCATGCCACTTGTGCCTCCACCTCGCGCGGAGCCATCGGCATCGAGCTTGAGGGCGAGGGTTCCGTGCGCGACTTCCGGTTCGAGCGGATCACCATCGAGGATGTGCGCGGCGAGCTGCACGCGCCGATCAAGGTGGTCAACAACTGGGACGACTGGCACATGGGTCTGCCCCACAAGCCGGGCGACCCGTACCAGCAACTCAATCCGCCGGCGCGTGAAAGGCCCCGAGGAGCCATCCGCGACGTGCTGTTCCGGGACGTGCGGGTGCTGCAGGCGCAGAACACCGACGTGGTGGTCATGGCCGACGGCCCCGACAGCCCCATCGAAAACGTCACCTTTGAGAACGTGGAGATCTGCGGCCAGCGCCTTATTCCGGGCGACTCGCGCATCAAGACAAATGAGTGGGTCCGCAACATTGTGGTGAAATAGCGGCCTGCCGGTGCGCATCGATCTGGACACGGTGCGCAGGACTGCGGCGGAACTGCGGGATGCGGTTGCGGCCCAGCTTTGACGGCCGCTACTGGAAGTCCTTGTTGTCCACCAGCTTCCAGGTCTCGCCACCGTCAGGCGACATGATCACTGCTCTGCGCGATCCGAAGTGGTCATTGCGGTAGAACCAGTGAGTAGACCAGTAGTCGTACGAGATGAACAGGCGACCCTGGCGGTCGATGGTCAGGCGGTGGTAGAAGACGCTGTATTCAGAGAACGCCGCCGCCACCAGAATGCGCGGTTCCTCCCAGGGCCGGCCGGGGCGCTTTCTCTGGTAGGCGAGGGTCGCGTAGCTGCTGTTGGGGTACGGTTCGCCCGACCGCCAGAGCCGGAACACCACGTGCAGCGTCCCATCGGGCCCGCACACGAAACCGATGTAGGTTTGGCTCAGGTCATCACCCGCGGACACCGGCTCTATCCAGCCGCCCGAGGCGTCATTGGGCGCCAGTGAGCGCGCGTACTGGAACGGTCGCCCGTGAGTGCCCACGAGCACGTGCAGGTAGCCATCCGCGTCCATGGTGATGCTGGGCGAGTTGTGGATGTCATTAGCGGGCGGACCGTAGCCGATGAGTGCAGGCTCGCCCAGCTTCCCGGTGCTCTTGTCGTAGGTAGCCACATATGTCGGCACGCCCGGCACCTTCTCGTTGGGATCGGTAGCTTCACCCCACGCCACATGGATCTTGTCTCCTCGCGATACCACCGTCGACGGTATCCCCGAGTGGGCTGACAGGCCGATGCATGTGCTGGAAATGCGCACCGGTTCGCCCATCTCAATGCGCCCGTCCACCTTGCGCGGGACGATGAGTTCCAGATCATGCAGTGACCGCCAGATCAGCTTCGGGTCGCTCTGGGTACGGGTGAAACGAACGATGGGCGGGGGGCCATCGGGAATGTTGTTCCCGGTGAACTCTTCGATGTCCCAAGCACCCGTACGGCCGGGAATCTGGGTGGCATCGAATGTCCGGCCACCGTCGGAGGAGTGGAGCAAGACACCGAATCCCCGCCCGCTTCCGAGTATGTAAAGGTCCCCATCGCGGTCGAAAGCCACCTTTGTATTGAGAGGCGAGAGTGACGACCCGGCGAGGGATTCGGGCAGCTCTCCAACTGCCGTGCGCACATCGGTGGTGATCCACTCTCCGTCCCTGATGGTGGCCAGCCCGCTACTGATCCGGGCGAAGGGCCGGTTATCGATGCCGAAATAGAACTGGCTTTCGGTGGGGTAGTCGGGCAGGTAGCCGAACTGCTCGTTCTCGTGCCGGTAGGGCTTGAGCTGGATCGGCATGTCCAGCGCGGACAGTGCCGGCGCCTGGCCCGCCCGGGCGATAAGCGTGGAATATGTGCTGACCGCCTCGCGGCCATCGGGCGTCGCTCGAATGTGGCAGCGCATTTCGGCCGTGCCTTCGGGCAGGTCGAACTCAACCGGGACCGCGGCGCTCTTGCCGGGGCCGAGAGCGACCTCGGACATGCCCAGACGCACGGGCCAGACCTGGCCGGGGAACTCCAGGGATAGGCGGATAGTGCGCTCCTGCCGGGCGCTGTTGCGCACCTGGAATGTGAGCCTGTCTGTGTTGCCCGCGCCCGAGTAGACCGTTCGCTGGTATGGGGTGAGCAGCCACCGGTTGTCCAGCACCGGGAAGTATGACGAGGGATTCGGCGTCCACGAGCACACGTTCTCCCAGGGGTCCGACCTGTCCCAACGCGTCAGGCCATCGGCCTGGATGACGCCCTTGCCAGACGGCAGGTGGAGACGCCACGGCGTGTTTTCGCGGCCGGCCGCGGAGGGGATTGTGCAGCCGGCTTTGCCATCGCCGCCGACTTCGAGAGTCTGCAGCACCGTGCCCGCGCTGTCGATCAGCTGCACCGGGCCTGCATCCGGGGGAACCCCGGCGATCTCGATGGCGAACTCGCCATTGCGCGGCAGGAAGCACACGTCCACGGGCCTTCCGGGGCTCTCCAGAACGATGGGCTCCTGGTGGCGCGCGTCCCGGTGACCCCGAGCGGTCTCCAGCATGTAGCGCGGGCAGTTGGTGCGCATACCCCACACGAAATTGTCACCATAGCGATCCTGGGAGGCCGTGATGTTGAGGGCGTAGATGCCTGCGCGCTCGACGTTGGTCTTCAGCACCACAGAGCCGGCGGGACCCAGGCCGCTGCCCACAGGCCTGCCGTCATCAGGTATGTACTCGGTCTGCAGCACGGTGCGGTCCGGGCCTGCGAGGATCGCCTGAAGCTCGCAGGTAGTCTGTCGCGCATTGCGGTCGCGTTTCACGACTTCGACGATCAGCTCCCCCGGTTCGGCGAGGAGATACGCGCCACCACAGCCACCGATGAGCGGATGGATTTCGGCTTCTTGCATGACTGTCTCCCCGGGGGCAGTCGCCGCAGTATCAGGCTGTGCGCCGGCGATCTGCAGGCTGATTGCGCAAGTGAGCAGAAAAACGGCTCCCGTGAATGGGCGGGACATAAGGGGTCATCCTCTCGACGATGGCCGACAGCCGGCCTTTTTCTTGCGGTTCGTCTCCCGCGCGGCGAGCACTTGCCGGCAGGTGCCTGGCGATGGCGCGTTGGATGAGTCCGCAGGACGAAGGCAGAGCACTGCATAGTGCAACGCAGCGCGGCGACCGGCCACAGCGTTGGCGCAAAGGCGAGCGGGCCTCAACTCCCTCACCGTCTTGCTTGCGATGGCTGTCGCGGATAGTTGCCATACCGAGACCCACCAGTCTTTCGCGGGCGAGTTGAGGCTCACCGGCGTGCTCTTCGCTGACGAAAAGCCGGGCTTCGAGCATGACTGCCGGGGAACCGCAGTTCCCCCAGCACGTGGCAACCGCATACCCGGTGTATGCCAAGTTGCAGAAAGCCAAATGCCGCTCCGGGTCCCTGTCGTCTGCCCTTGCGCGCGTCAGCTGTCGAGGGGTTCATCGGCAAGGCGCTTGATGAACTGGCCGACCGCTTCCGCCCAGGCGCTCCAGCACTTCTCGCCAAGCTCGGCCCGGGCGAGGGACGGGTCGCCGAAAGCGCCGGTCTCGCTGATTTCGTGTGTGCGCCAGGCGAACTCCGGCACCGTCGTGCGCTTCAACTCAGGCCGCACCATGTGGTCGGTCTTGACGAGATGCGGACGGTCCGCAAGGGTTTCCGATGTCTCCCAGCGGCTGGCGTGGATGCCCGGCTGGCCCTCGGAGGGTTCGTCGCGCCAGATCTCGGGCGAGAGCCTGGAGAAGACCGGGTCCCGGTGTCCGAGGAACAGGGCGATACGCACGGGGAATGCTTCGGCGAACTCATGCACGACCTTTTCGATGCCCAATCGCAACGCCGGCTCATTCCCGCCGTGCCCACTGACGACTGCGATCCTGCGGAACCCATGCTTCACGACGCACCGCAGGATGTCGGCGATAGCAAGGACGTAAGTCTCTGGCTGGAAAGAGACTGTCCCGGCAAACCGCATGTGGTGCAGCGCCAGTCCGAAGGGCATTGTGGGCAGGACCAGTACCGGGACGCCGTACTTGTCCCGCGCAGTCCGCGCGCCGTCCAGTGCAAGGCGATCGGCGATGTGGATGTCTGTATCCACCGGCAGCATGGGCCCGTGCTGCTCGGTGGAGCCGAAGGGCGCGACAACGATGGCGCCGTCTCGCGCCGCCTGTGCGACGTCTTCCCACGTGTTCTCGCCCCAGAGCAGGTTCATTGCCTGTCCTCCAACACGCGCTATGGCGACTCACGGCGGAAGTGTTTCCACGCATCCGCAAACAGACCTTGTGCGTGGCAATAAGGAATTACCTGGGCCAGTGGGGAATAGCCACGGGTAAGCCGGTTCAAGTCTCGCCTGTGAGGGATATTGTCATGCATGCCACGATCATCCTCCTGCTGGTGTGTCTGGCTGCGTCGCCGCTCCTGGCACAACCGCAACCCGTTATCGCACTTCCGGCGGGTGACGCGATCACCATTGATGGGAAGCTTGACGATGCCGCCTGGCAGTCCGGAGAGTGGTCCTCGGGATTCACGATGCTGGACAACCCCGCGCAGCTTGCGCCCGTGCAGACTCGGTTCAAAGTCCGGCATGACGCCTCCGACGTCTTCGTCGGCGCTGAGCTTGATGAGCCGCAGATCGCTGATCTGAAGGCGGCGGAGACCAGGCGCGATGGCAAAGTCTGGAGCGACGACTGCCTTGAGGTGATGCTGGACCCAACCGGAGAGCGCGTTGAATACTACCATTTCATGGTCAACTCGCTGGGCACCATTTACGATGCGCAGATGCGCCAGGGCGGCCATGTCCGCAGTCAAGAGTGGGACTGCGGCATTCAGGCGGCGGCCACGTTGGGGGATGGCAAATGGTTCGTGGAAATGCAGATTCCGGTGGTCGAACTTGGCCTCACCGCCGCTTCGAGGGGGGACTGGGCCATCAATGTCACTCGCGCGCGGCGGGGGCCCGGCGAGGAGCTGAGTACGTACTCCCCACTTACCGGCGGGTTCCATCAGCCGTCGCTTTACGCGGCCCTCAAGATGCAGGACGCCGATTTCGGGGCCTTCCTGTGGGAGATCAAGAGCCCGTATGAGGTGAGCATCCAGCCTGACGCGGACGGAAACCTGATGTACAGGGCGAAGACTCATGTGAAGAACGCGGGCTCGCGTTTCCAGTTCATCGTCTTTCGCGGCGTGCTGGGTGCCAGTGCCGGTGAGTGGGTCAAAGACGGCCTTGATGCAGGACAGGACCGCGAGTACGAATTCAGTGTCCCCGTGGCCGCCCAGGGTGAACAAACCTTGCGGCTGGAGCTGGCCGACCGCGAACAGCCCGACAGACTGCTCGCTGTCAGAGCACTGCAGGTGGAGGTGAAGTACAGTCCGATCACGCTGGACATCCTGCGGCCGTGGTACCGGGACTGCATCTTCGCCACCGAGGAACTGAAGCAGATCGTGTTCGATGTGACGCTGGCAATGCCCGAAGAGCAGCTGCAGGGGCTCTTCGTTATCGCGGACCTGGACCTGGCAGACGGCTCCGACGCGCCGGCCGGGATGTCCGCGCCAAGGATCGTGCGCAAGGCGGAACCGAAACTGCGTGTCGAGATGCCGGTGGAGGGCTTGCCGGTTGCGGACTTCGACCTCACGGTGCGACTGGTGGACACGCAGGCGCGCAAAGATCTGCACCGCGCGACCCGGCGCATCCGCAAGCTGCCGCAGGTGGAACACGAATGGCGCATCGATGAGCACAACGTCCTCCTGCACAACGGCGAACCTGTGCTGCCCTTCGGCTGGTTCAGCATCCCGCCTGAAGCCATGGCTGATGAGGGCCACGCATATCAGTTGATGCAGAGCTACAACTCCCAGTACCTGTCGAACGATGCCCTGCGCGAGTTCCTGGATCGCGTCGTCGCAGCGGGGACCCACGCGCTCATCTACCCGTATCCGCGCAGCGGCATGATCAGCCCGTCCTCCGTCTGGGGCGAGCCGCTCAATGATGCTGACGCGGCAGCGCTGGCTGCCAGGGTGTCGGACATCGGCACCCACCCGGGCGTCTTCGCCTGGTACATGGCCGACGAGCCCGAGCTGCGCCCGGCATTGCCCGAACGGTGCCGACGCATCTGGCAAGTGTGTCGTGAAGCCGACCCTTTCCACCCGTGCGTGATGCTCAATGACACCATCGCCGGGATCTTCAAGTACGTGGACGGCGGCGATGTGCTTATGCCCGACCCGTACCCGTGTTTCATCAAAGGCGGGCTCGCAGCCCAGCCCATTGAGAAGACCAGCGAGTTCACAAAAGCCTGCCGGGAGGCGAGTAAAGGCCGCCGGGCGATCTGGCTCACCCCACAGGCTTTCAACTACGGCGACTATGACAAGAAAAACCAGCGCGGACCCAACCTCACGGAACTGCGCAACCAGCTGTATCAGGGCGTGGTCTACGGCGCCAAGGGGTTCTTGTGGTACACATACAGTCATACTGCCAACTACCCGTACCTGGACATCGGAATGCGCTGGCTTTCCTTTGAAGTTGCGGACCTGAAGGATGCGATTCTCGCCGACCCGGCGGATAACATCACGGTGAAGGTAGATGCCGCGCGCCCCGAACATATCCACGTATCGGCACGCCGCGTCGGTGATGACCTGTTCGTTTTCGCGGTGAATACCGCCACCGAAACGCAGGACGCGAAGATAACGCTAACGCCCGCACCCGCAGCGGGGTCACTGCACGTTGTTTCCGAAGGCCGCACCGTTGAGCTCCGGGGCGGCGAGATCGTGGACAGCTTCGGCATCTACGAGACCCACATATACACAACAAACGCAGAAATCGGTGGACGTGAGAGCATCGCTGTACCCAGGGCAGCTATCGCGGAAGCGGACGCCGCCCGGCGCAAGCCTGGCAACCTCGCCTTCGAGGACAACGGCACCACTGTGGAAGTGTCCTCGAGGTCAACTTACGGCTCAACTCCGGACCGCGTGGTGGACGGAGTCATCGGTGGGATGCAGTGGCGGGATGGGACCTCGCGCAAGCTGCCGGACTGGCTGGTGATCCGCTGGCCCGAAGCCCAGACCATCGGCCGAGTGGTGGTGCACGGCGCGGAGATCACCGCACTCGAGGTGCAGGTGCCTGCCGGGGACGATTGGAAGACCGTGGCGCAGTTCACCGGGGACGCGCTGGACACCCTGGAAATCAGCCTGCCCGAGCCCCAGACCGCCGCTGCCCTGCGTGTTCTTGTGACCGGACTGGCCGAAGGCCACGAGTACACCCAGATCTCGGAGGTGGAGGCATATGCGAAGTAGCGCGCTCATTCTCACGGTGATCGGTCTCGTGGCCTGCGTTCCGGTGTTCTGTCA
It encodes:
- a CDS encoding glycoside hydrolase family 2 protein, which produces MLAWISLAALAAITLFAIAAGEGSPRTCTRLGSRWRFHRGDVPGAQEPAFNDASWREVSVPHDWSIEDLPETEDTGDAERSGPFVSSSVGGGAVGYTVGGVGWYRLDLDIPQQWHGKQVSILFDGVYMDSEVWLNGVSLGKHPYGYTSFHFDLTPHLNWDGPNVLALRMDSSGKTSRWYAGSGIYRHVWLISTAPIHVAQWGIAVATPQADANSADVNATITVCNETDAEAAVAVNLQVLDPSGSLVAESTSQAGLMAGERRDLSQDLKVARPQLWSPDSPALYKLITTLSVGGEVIDRVETPFGIRTFTLDAENGFVLNGQPMKLRGGCVHHDNGPLGACAYDRAEERRVELLKAAGFNAIRTAHNPPSPRFLDACDRIGMLVIDEAFDCWQIEKNPEDYHRFYDDWWRADMDAMILRDRNHPCVFAWSIGNEVVEQSSGVEEGPRIAEMMAEHVRKTDPTRPVAIGAHPGTDPWEKLDPLFAHLDLCGYNYKWEKYAPDHERVPSRVMAGTESFPKQCFESWIATIDNSWVIGDFVWTSFDYLGEVALGHTHFEGDENHYAKWPWTAANCGDLDICGFRRPQSFYREIVFGRPGKVACFVATPVPEGRTEVVFGWGWHNEWPSWTWPGHEGESMTVRVYSSCPQVRLLLNGQDLGTRETNRDTRFEAVYEIPYEPGELVAVGLDRNGAELARWALETAGEPASIRLIPDRTTLDADGQDLSFIEVEVLDHRGILCANAENLLSFSITGPGSIVAVANSNPQSIESFQQPQRKAWRGRALVVVKAGNEPGEITLAASAEGISAAEISIAVR
- a CDS encoding alpha-L-fucosidase → MAKASAPRAPKKTPREKTREWFSKAKFGMFIHWGVYAVLGKGEWIRTVDKIPQDEYAKLPPKFNPTKFDPGEWADLAKRAGMKYMVVTTKHHDGFCMFDAHNTDWKVTNTPYGKDVIAELTEAFEARDVRVGFYYSIMDWHHDDYLPRLDWEVEARPAEGHDVMNYIKYMREHIEQLLTEYRPAPFVLWYDGGWMNKPEELGGVETNAMARKLKPDILINDRHFTKEDLITPEQRIPPTGIFDEDGNPALWEACITMTSHWWGYDKHEKVFKTNEFLIRMLVDIVSKGGNLLLNIGPKPDGTIQKEFVTRLEAIGKWMDKYSEAIYDTTASPFNLLPFYGRVTTKGDRLYVHVFEWPGDLQARLPGLANEVKAAYLLQDDKPAIPFTRDGKDWVFDLPKKAPDKAASVFVVELDGPPQVTPVVLKPDAKGTLELPVLYGLLDGPHGMRIRYEAQDGIIHAGNWINPRDSVEWSFKVPKPGNYQVWLEYAVDEGQGGSEVEFIVNGKEVPLIAPNGLVFGAGNMQVGDESRRQVCKTSATGGEFKRKKAVLVRLKRGDNTLKVMVPKIKKERAMNLRGLVLKAVE
- a CDS encoding SGNH/GDSL hydrolase family protein; the protein is MDVSAMLAAALLILIIANLTESSEAAEEIRWYDLTELGVEGKGWTDTEAYYDRLPAKAKGVVRDPVWSLSKNSAGLCARFRTNARVIYVRWSVASPNLGMNHMPPTGMSGVDLYANDPTATDPRLRWRWIGTGRPEKQNDNEQALATGIPEGTREYILNLPLYNGTVKAEIGVPVSAMLETAVRTGDANKPIVFYGTSITQGGCASRPGMAYPAIIGRWLDRPTINLGFSGNGQMEPEVAALLAELDPAAFVLDALPNNDAAGVTQRLEPLVMKLREAHPATPILLVENISYQAGWLLPAPRNSYMSKNKALQEAYARLIAAGVSGLHYVPGGDLLGGDAEATVDGTHPTDLGFWRQALVLEPVLREVLQAR
- a CDS encoding BNR-4 repeat-containing protein, producing the protein MSRPFTGAVFLLTCAISLQIAGAQPDTAATAPGETVMQEAEIHPLIGGCGGAYLLAEPGELIVEVVKRDRNARQTTCELQAILAGPDRTVLQTEYIPDDGRPVGSGLGPAGSVVLKTNVERAGIYALNITASQDRYGDNFVWGMRTNCPRYMLETARGHRDARHQEPIVLESPGRPVDVCFLPRNGEFAIEIAGVPPDAGPVQLIDSAGTVLQTLEVGGDGKAGCTIPSAAGRENTPWRLHLPSGKGVIQADGLTRWDRSDPWENVCSWTPNPSSYFPVLDNRWLLTPYQRTVYSGAGNTDRLTFQVRNSARQERTIRLSLEFPGQVWPVRLGMSEVALGPGKSAAVPVEFDLPEGTAEMRCHIRATPDGREAVSTYSTLIARAGQAPALSALDMPIQLKPYRHENEQFGYLPDYPTESQFYFGIDNRPFARISSGLATIRDGEWITTDVRTAVGELPESLAGSSLSPLNTKVAFDRDGDLYILGSGRGFGVLLHSSDGGRTFDATQIPGRTGAWDIEEFTGNNIPDGPPPIVRFTRTQSDPKLIWRSLHDLELIVPRKVDGRIEMGEPVRISSTCIGLSAHSGIPSTVVSRGDKIHVAWGEATDPNEKVPGVPTYVATYDKSTGKLGEPALIGYGPPANDIHNSPSITMDADGYLHVLVGTHGRPFQYARSLAPNDASGGWIEPVSAGDDLSQTYIGFVCGPDGTLHVVFRLWRSGEPYPNSSYATLAYQRKRPGRPWEEPRILVAAAFSEYSVFYHRLTIDRQGRLFISYDYWSTHWFYRNDHFGSRRAVIMSPDGGETWKLVDNKDFQ
- a CDS encoding creatininase family protein — its product is MNLLWGENTWEDVAQAARDGAIVVAPFGSTEQHGPMLPVDTDIHIADRLALDGARTARDKYGVPVLVLPTMPFGLALHHMRFAGTVSFQPETYVLAIADILRCVVKHGFRRIAVVSGHGGNEPALRLGIEKVVHEFAEAFPVRIALFLGHRDPVFSRLSPEIWRDEPSEGQPGIHASRWETSETLADRPHLVKTDHMVRPELKRTTVPEFAWRTHEISETGAFGDPSLARAELGEKCWSAWAEAVGQFIKRLADEPLDS